From Granulicella arctica:
TGCCGTCCAGACGGTCTCTAAGTATGGATACCGCTTCACCTTGCCGGTAAGCGGCGAACCCGGAGTTACGCAGGCCGTCTACACCAGCTTTGTTCGCGGTAAAGAACTTGCCGCGGAACGTTCTCTTGAATCCCTACGCTACGCGCGCGAACTTTTTTGGATATGCCTCGCGAATGATCCGCAATACGCGCCCGCGTGGGCGTGGCTCGGCCGTACCTGTCGGCTACTTGAAAAGTTTAAAGGGGAACGGTCAAGCGCCAGTCTTGCCGAAGCAGCCTTCCTGAGGGCATTCGCCATCGATCCCGATCTTGCCTGCGCACATCAGTTTTTTACACAACTGCAGGTCGATACGGGCCGTGCTGAGCAAGCGATGGTTCGGCTATCGTCCCGCATGAAGCAGCGCGGAGAAGAACCAGAGACTCTTGCCGGTCTGGTCCAGGTACTCCGCGTCTGCGGACTGCTTCGGGAATCGGTTGCAGCCCATGAGCGGGCGATCGCGCTCGACCCTACGACAAGGACGAGTGTCGCGCACACGTACTTCCTGCTGGGAGAGTACGCCATGGTCTTCGAAACCTATAACACCGGCAAAGGTTTTTACCTCGACGCTGCGGCTTGGGCAGCTCTCGGCAAGGTCGACCACGCTGCCGCACTACTACGCTCCAGGCTTTTACAGCCAGAGTTGGGACCTCTGATGTCAGGCCTCATGGCATCGCTGCTTGCGGTCCTTGAGGGTAAGCCTGACCAGGCAATGGACATCATGGAAGGCACAGAGGTCTTGGACGAACCTGAAGCGCTCCTCTACTTTGCTCGACACTATGCGCTTGTTAATGCTCCGGCACATGCCGTGCGGATGCTACATCGTGCAAGACGAGGTGGCTTTTCAACAACCTACACACTCGAGAACGACGCGGCTTTTGCCTGTCTGCGAGATGAGCCTGAATTTGCCAAAGAATTACGGCAGGCTGCACTGGTTGATACTGTCTTGCTAAACATCTCAACCGTGAGCAAATAAGGTCGGCACAAGAGAGTAGTAGCCCTTTACGCATCGTGTCTGGCATCAATTCGCAACTACATTCTTCGTAGCCGCCTGCCGAAGACAAGACCCATAGTGGCACCAACGGTCGCCGAGTGATCGCTTACGCCAAACCGAAGACCGCCATCGATTCCAAAAGCATCTCCGAACTGGCGGAAGAAGCCCCCAAAGACATAGGTGCCAGGCGGAGTGTTGGATTCCGAGTTGTTCTGTCCAAACACCTCTGCATAGATACGCGTCTGCTTCTGAACGTGATAGCTGATCGCAAGTGACTGCTGACCACCATAAGTACATCCGGATCGGGTCTGACAGTCGGACTGCACCAACGAGCCGTTCACAATCACATCGAGGTCGCCGCTCTTGCCGTAGTGATGATTGAGGAGCAGTATGGCTTGCTGCCCGTAATTCTGAAGCACGCTCTGTGAGGCACTTGGGAGTTCAGCCTCG
This genomic window contains:
- a CDS encoding winged helix-turn-helix domain-containing protein, producing the protein MRKKQNENQITEDSIYQFGEFSLSQSERRLFQGTKNLLLPPRAFDALCLLVRNHSSLVSRSEMVNTLWPGVHVTEANLTNIIVRLRKLLGRDAVQTVSKYGYRFTLPVSGEPGVTQAVYTSFVRGKELAAERSLESLRYARELFWICLANDPQYAPAWAWLGRTCRLLEKFKGERSSASLAEAAFLRAFAIDPDLACAHQFFTQLQVDTGRAEQAMVRLSSRMKQRGEEPETLAGLVQVLRVCGLLRESVAAHERAIALDPTTRTSVAHTYFLLGEYAMVFETYNTGKGFYLDAAAWAALGKVDHAAALLRSRLLQPELGPLMSGLMASLLAVLEGKPDQAMDIMEGTEVLDEPEALLYFARHYALVNAPAHAVRMLHRARRGGFSTTYTLENDAAFACLRDEPEFAKELRQAALVDTVLLNISTVSK